AAACCTGCTGGTTACAGCTGTTTATTTTACGTTATTGCAGATGATTAGTTTCATTGAAATTTTAGCAAGTAAAACTTATTTagttgaaatgaaaatgttactaaataataataatatttgctgcaatatatatatatttccataTATTCAGTCAGTAATAATCACGAgcaaaacgaaatggaaaGCCCCCTGCTTTGCGAgcctaaaaaaaaaccatccGAATTTAGTTAAATATAGTATTTTCATTCATGGGGCCCACCATTGGGCGCGATAGTTCGTTCCGTAATCGATAGAAGCGGCAGCAAACCAGTTTGGAATAGCATTCGACATGGACAAGAAGCATCGCCTCGTGGTCTACGACTGCGACATTGGGACCGATGATGCCTGGGGATTGGCCATGTTGCTGCGCGCGGAGGAGCTAACTCTGCGCGAAGGAAGGACCTGCAAAGTGTTGGCCATAACAACGGTGCATGGCAACACGGATGCGGACAATGGAACACTGAATGCCCTGCGGGTGCTGCACACGTTGAACAGGCGCGATGTGAAATGCTTTGTGCAATCGGATTTCCAAAACGTGCTAACAATCTGATCTACACAGGTTCCGGTCTTTAGGGGCTGTTACGAATCCATAGTGCCACGCACTTGGGAGTATACCAACTGTTTCCATGGCCAGGATGGCCTAAACGATGTGGGCAACTATCCTGTGGTCGATGTGGAGCAGGAACTGCAACCGGAGCACGCTGTCAATGCCATGTACCGCCTGGCCAGAGCTAATCCCGGCCAAGTGGACTTTCTGCTGTGCGGACCACTTACCAACTTTGCCAACTGCATCAATTTGTATGGAAACTCATTTCTGACGAACATTGGTCGAGTCTATATAATGGGTGGCAACATATTCGGCAAGGGTAATGTCACGAAAAGTGCCGAATTCAATTTCATGATGGATCCCGAGGCGGCGCACATTACCCTGGAGCGTCTGCTGGAACCGGCGATCATCCTGCCCTGGGAGCCCTGCATCGATGGAGAGTTCGACACCACCCTCGACTGGCGACTGAATGTCCTCGGAGCGGTTGATCATCCCTTTATAGAGCTACTCACACGCGTGGAACGCTCCATGCTGGAGCCGCGAGGATTCGTGAAGTGGATCAGTTGTGATTCCCTACTCACCGCCGCCTATCTCTTCCCGGATGCGATGATCGCCGAACAGCGGCAGTACTACGCCACCGTGGAGCTGAGTGGCATCCACACCCGTGGCCAGATGGTGCTGGATCACCTGCGCGGCCGGAAAGTGGACGACATTCATGGCAAGAAGATAAATGTGCACATCATTAGGCGCCTCACTAGTGGAGCGACCTTCCGCACGATCATCGCCTGGACGGGATTCCTTCCCAATGCCGATATCGCACAACTATGCGCTTAGCATcttaaatatacatatcaCGTTTACCGCAATTTCCAAAACCCTTTCATACGATTTATGGCCTGATAAGGCATCAGGTGATCTATGACTTGGCCACAGATTATATTAAATGGACTGCGAAAGAATATGGTTGTAGATAGGGGGGTTAGTAGAGAGTCGAGCATGATGATAGCCCAATTACCGAGATATGTAAGTTAATAGCAATCACCTGTCATACGAGTGATTGGCCAAATGATCTCTTGCATCACTATAGATTCTAGATGGAACCATCGTGTGTCCCGCCCACGTCCATTTGAAACTACAAAAATGTCtggtgtatatatatttccttCTACAGAAGTGTATAATCAGTGTTCCATTAAATCGATCTGATGCGAGTGTTCAAATTCACAATGTGCTATAAATCTACATGCTTGACTACCaacaaaaaagaacaaaaaaaaaaagtaatgcCCATTTCCCAAGGAAGTGTTTTCAAAGATTGGGAATTAGCATTAGCTACATTGGTCTTACGTTcatacataaaatataatttacaatTCAGAAAGGAAATACAATTT
The DNA window shown above is from Drosophila melanogaster chromosome X and carries:
- the CG11158 gene encoding uncharacterized protein, whose translation is MDKKHRLVVYDCDIGTDDAWGLAMLLRAEELTLREGRTCKVLAITTVHGNTDADNGTLNALRVLHTLNRRDVPVFRGCYESIVPRTWEYTNCFHGQDGLNDVGNYPVVDVEQELQPEHAVNAMYRLARANPGQVDFLLCGPLTNFANCINLYGNSFLTNIGRVYIMGGNIFGKGNVTKSAEFNFMMDPEAAHITLERLLEPAIILPWEPCIDGEFDTTLDWRLNVLGAVDHPFIELLTRVERSMLEPRGFVKWISCDSLLTAAYLFPDAMIAEQRQYYATVELSGIHTRGQMVLDHLRGRKVDDIHGKKINVHIIRRLTSGATFRTIIAWTGFLPNADIAQLCA